The Neisseria sicca genome includes a window with the following:
- a CDS encoding nitrate reductase subunit alpha — translation MSHFLDRLKFFSQKHEPFANGHGVLTEEDRKWENAYRSRWQHDKVVRSTHGVNCTGSCSWKVYVKNGLITWETQQTDYPRTRPDLPNHEPRGCPRGASYSWYVYSAQRIKYPMMRGALAELWREARKTKDPIEAWKWIVEDPERSKSYKSQRGLGGFVRSNWDEAYEMVAAANCYTIKKYGPDRVIGFSPIPAMSMVSYAAGARYLGLIGGVPLSFYDWYCDLPPASPQTWGEQTDVAESADWYNSNYLLVWGSNVPMTRTPDAHFYTEVRYKGTKTVAISSDFGEMAKFSDIWLAPRQGTDAALAMAMGHVILKEFHIDNPSDYFQDYCRRLTDMPVLVCLKEDGEGYRPEYTLRASHLSDNFGEEKNPDWKVLAWNEKTNSLMLPNGSIGFRWDGSQKWNLETKAQNDQDVQAALSLKACADDVVRVGFDYFGGEFDEEKTFRKVPVKRITLADGSSQLVATVFDLLVAQYGVDNGLGDENVAKDYFDDKPYTPKWQEKHTGVAPERVIQVAREFAKNAHDTKGRSMIIVGAGLNHWYYLDMNYRGLINMLMMCGTIGKSGGGWCHYVGQEKLRPQSGWAPLTFALDWHRPARQMAGTSFFYNHTGQYRHETVSADELLTSDAGDDMRRLTMIDYNAKAERMGWTPSAPQLETNPLDVTDAAEAAGMSPADYVVKGLKEGTLDMSCNDPENPKNWPRNMFIWRSNILGSSGKGHEYFLKYLLGTQNGLMSDEDDCLKPAEVKQREGVEGKLDLFTLLDFRMNTTCLYADVIFPTATWYEKYDLNTSDMHPFIHPFTEAVQPLWQSRSDWEIYKGLAKKFSELAKDYLGVRKDIVLTPLMHDSPQELGQPFDPKDWKLGECEPIPGKTMPAMTVVERDYGAIYEKFTSVGPLLEKVNNNGKGMAWDTKHEVEFLRKLNGVQAEGVGKGQPKIETAIDACEMILTLAPETNGHVAKKAWQALGKATGRDHTHLINASEHTQIRFHDIVAQPRKIVTSPIWSGVESEEVCYTAGYTNVHELIPWRTLTGRQQFYQDHKWMRDFGAAFCVYRPAVDTKTTKQLLGKMPNGNPEITLNFLTPHQKWGIHSTYSENLRMLTLSRGGPHVWISEIDAKKAGLVDNDWVEVFNTNGSIACRVIVSQRIPETMILMYHAQEKLVHTPAAETTKKRGGIHNSVTKAVLNPTHMIGGYAQLAYSFNYYGTVGSNRDEWVIVRKMNKVDWMDEPAG, via the coding sequence ATGAGCCACTTTTTAGACCGACTGAAATTTTTCAGCCAAAAACATGAGCCCTTTGCCAACGGACACGGCGTACTGACCGAAGAAGACCGCAAATGGGAAAATGCCTACCGTAGCCGCTGGCAACACGATAAAGTGGTACGTTCCACTCACGGTGTGAACTGTACCGGTTCGTGCAGCTGGAAAGTTTATGTGAAAAACGGCCTGATTACTTGGGAAACCCAGCAGACCGACTATCCGCGCACCCGTCCGGATTTGCCCAACCATGAACCACGCGGCTGCCCACGCGGCGCGTCGTACAGTTGGTATGTTTACTCTGCCCAGCGCATCAAATATCCGATGATGCGCGGCGCGCTGGCTGAGCTGTGGCGCGAAGCGCGTAAAACCAAAGACCCGATCGAAGCATGGAAATGGATTGTGGAAGATCCTGAGCGCTCCAAATCCTACAAATCCCAGCGCGGTTTGGGCGGCTTCGTGCGTTCCAACTGGGACGAAGCTTATGAAATGGTGGCCGCAGCCAACTGCTACACCATCAAGAAATACGGCCCCGACCGTGTTATCGGCTTCTCGCCGATTCCCGCCATGTCTATGGTCAGCTATGCCGCTGGCGCACGCTATCTCGGCTTGATCGGTGGCGTACCGCTGTCGTTCTACGATTGGTATTGCGACCTGCCGCCTGCTTCACCGCAGACTTGGGGTGAGCAAACCGACGTGGCCGAATCCGCCGATTGGTATAACTCCAATTATCTTCTGGTCTGGGGTTCCAACGTGCCGATGACACGCACGCCCGATGCCCACTTCTATACCGAAGTGCGCTACAAAGGCACCAAAACCGTTGCCATATCTTCCGACTTCGGCGAAATGGCCAAGTTCAGCGATATCTGGCTGGCACCGCGCCAAGGTACGGATGCCGCGCTGGCAATGGCGATGGGGCACGTTATCCTCAAAGAATTCCATATCGACAATCCATCCGACTATTTCCAAGACTATTGCCGCCGCCTGACCGATATGCCGGTGCTGGTGTGCCTGAAGGAAGACGGCGAAGGCTACCGCCCCGAATACACCCTGCGCGCTTCTCATCTGAGCGACAACTTCGGCGAAGAGAAGAATCCCGATTGGAAAGTGCTGGCGTGGAACGAGAAAACCAACAGCCTGATGCTGCCCAACGGCTCCATCGGCTTCCGTTGGGATGGCAGCCAAAAATGGAATCTGGAAACCAAGGCTCAGAATGACCAGGATGTTCAGGCAGCCTTGTCGCTGAAGGCGTGCGCCGATGACGTGGTACGCGTTGGTTTCGATTACTTCGGCGGCGAATTCGACGAAGAAAAAACCTTCCGCAAAGTACCGGTAAAACGCATCACCTTGGCCGACGGCAGCAGCCAGCTGGTGGCCACCGTATTCGACCTCCTGGTAGCGCAATACGGCGTGGACAACGGCTTGGGCGACGAGAACGTAGCCAAAGACTACTTTGACGACAAACCCTACACGCCGAAATGGCAGGAAAAACACACTGGCGTTGCGCCCGAACGCGTGATTCAGGTAGCCCGCGAGTTCGCCAAAAACGCGCACGATACCAAAGGCCGCTCGATGATTATCGTCGGCGCCGGCCTGAACCACTGGTATTACCTGGACATGAACTATCGCGGCCTGATCAACATGCTGATGATGTGCGGCACCATCGGCAAGTCCGGCGGCGGCTGGTGCCATTATGTAGGCCAGGAAAAACTGCGTCCGCAGTCCGGCTGGGCGCCGCTGACTTTCGCGCTCGACTGGCACCGCCCCGCGCGCCAGATGGCCGGCACGTCCTTCTTCTACAACCACACCGGCCAGTACCGCCACGAAACCGTGTCCGCCGACGAGCTGCTCACGTCCGACGCGGGCGACGATATGCGCCGCCTGACCATGATCGACTACAACGCCAAAGCCGAACGCATGGGCTGGACGCCGAGTGCGCCGCAGTTGGAAACCAACCCGCTGGACGTTACCGATGCAGCCGAGGCGGCGGGTATGTCGCCCGCCGACTATGTGGTCAAAGGCCTGAAAGAAGGCACGCTGGACATGTCCTGCAACGATCCGGAAAACCCGAAAAACTGGCCGCGCAATATGTTTATTTGGCGTTCCAACATTTTGGGTTCGTCCGGCAAAGGCCACGAATATTTCCTGAAATACCTGCTCGGCACGCAAAACGGCCTGATGAGCGACGAAGACGACTGCCTGAAACCTGCCGAAGTGAAGCAGCGGGAAGGAGTGGAAGGCAAGCTGGATTTGTTCACGCTCCTGGATTTCCGCATGAACACCACCTGCCTGTACGCCGACGTGATTTTCCCGACCGCCACTTGGTACGAGAAATACGATCTGAACACGTCCGACATGCACCCGTTCATCCATCCGTTTACCGAAGCGGTGCAGCCTTTGTGGCAGAGCAGGTCTGACTGGGAAATCTACAAAGGCCTGGCCAAAAAATTCAGCGAGCTGGCCAAAGACTACTTGGGCGTACGCAAAGACATCGTGCTCACGCCGCTGATGCACGACAGCCCGCAGGAACTCGGTCAGCCGTTCGACCCGAAAGATTGGAAACTGGGCGAGTGCGAACCCATCCCGGGCAAAACCATGCCGGCGATGACCGTGGTGGAACGTGATTACGGCGCGATTTACGAGAAATTCACTTCTGTCGGCCCGCTGCTGGAAAAAGTCAACAATAACGGTAAAGGTATGGCTTGGGATACCAAACATGAAGTTGAATTCCTACGTAAACTCAACGGCGTACAAGCCGAAGGGGTCGGAAAAGGTCAACCGAAAATCGAAACTGCCATTGATGCCTGCGAGATGATATTAACCCTCGCTCCGGAAACCAACGGACATGTGGCAAAAAAGGCTTGGCAAGCCTTGGGCAAAGCTACAGGCCGCGACCATACACATCTGATTAATGCCAGCGAGCACACGCAAATCCGCTTTCACGACATCGTCGCCCAGCCGCGCAAGATTGTTACCTCGCCGATTTGGTCGGGAGTGGAGAGCGAAGAAGTGTGCTACACCGCCGGCTATACCAATGTGCACGAGCTGATTCCGTGGCGCACGCTGACCGGCCGCCAGCAGTTCTACCAAGACCACAAGTGGATGCGCGATTTCGGTGCTGCTTTCTGCGTGTACCGTCCGGCGGTGGACACCAAAACCACCAAACAGCTGCTGGGCAAAATGCCTAACGGCAATCCGGAAATCACACTCAACTTCCTCACACCGCACCAGAAGTGGGGTATCCACAGTACCTATTCTGAAAACCTGCGTATGCTCACGCTCTCACGCGGCGGCCCGCACGTGTGGATTTCCGAAATCGATGCCAAGAAAGCCGGTTTGGTGGATAACGACTGGGTGGAAGTGTTCAACACCAACGGTTCGATTGCCTGCCGTGTGATTGTGAGCCAGCGTATTCCCGAAACTATGATTTTGATGTACCACGCTCAGGAAAAACTGGTACATACTCCGGCGGCAGAAACCACCAAAAAACGCGGCGGTATCCACAACTCGGTAACCAAGGCGGTCTTGAACCCGACCCACATGATAGGCGGCTACGCGCAATTGGCGTACAGCTTCAACTACTACGGCACAGTAGGCTCTAACCGTGATGAATGGGTGATTGTGCGTAAAATGAACAAAGTGGATTGGATGGACGAACCGGCAGGTTAA
- a CDS encoding ATP-binding cassette domain-containing protein, which produces MNHTDWIFDFSLQAQVAAGKKRFNLDVCCRSKARRLAIIGPSGSGKSLTLQLLAGLLPPAQGYVRINGQIYGDTAQKIWLPPQQRQVGLMFQDYALFPHLTVAQNIAFGLQHGWYNPSNRNLTESVLLWLERMQLQHISGHYPHQISGGQKQRTALARACITRPKWLLLDEPFSALDADLRQQMRQLVGELQSELSVPMLIISHDSADTNALADEVLYMENGRLNG; this is translated from the coding sequence ATGAACCATACGGACTGGATATTCGATTTCTCCTTACAAGCACAAGTGGCTGCAGGCAAAAAACGTTTTAATTTAGACGTTTGCTGTCGAAGCAAAGCCCGCCGGCTGGCCATTATCGGCCCATCCGGCTCCGGCAAAAGTCTGACCCTGCAACTATTGGCCGGCCTTCTGCCTCCTGCACAAGGATATGTCCGCATTAACGGGCAAATCTATGGCGATACGGCACAGAAAATCTGGTTGCCGCCGCAACAACGGCAAGTTGGGCTAATGTTTCAAGACTACGCCCTATTCCCCCATCTGACTGTGGCACAAAATATCGCTTTCGGACTACAACACGGCTGGTACAATCCTTCAAACCGTAACCTTACAGAATCGGTACTCCTGTGGCTGGAACGGATGCAGCTGCAACATATCTCCGGCCATTATCCGCACCAAATTTCCGGCGGTCAGAAACAGCGTACAGCCCTAGCCCGTGCCTGTATCACCCGTCCGAAATGGCTGCTATTGGATGAACCGTTCTCTGCCCTAGATGCCGATCTGCGCCAACAAATGCGCCAACTGGTAGGAGAGCTGCAAAGCGAATTATCAGTACCCATGCTCATCATCAGCCACGATTCTGCCGATACAAACGCATTAGCAGATGAAGTGCTTTATATGGAAAACGGTCGTCTGAATGGTTAA
- the moaC gene encoding cyclic pyranopterin monophosphate synthase MoaC, with translation MSLTHLDEHSRSRMVDVGEKVTTRRVAVAEGWVVFPPDVYAQIQAANGQTAKGTVSEVARLAGIMAAKNTSQLIPLCHPMMLERCKLALNYEDDEYRLHIQAEVAVSHKTGVEMEALTAVSVAALTVYDMTKALSHDIRIEQIRLVHKSGGKHDFNR, from the coding sequence ATGTCCCTGACTCATTTAGACGAACACAGCCGAAGCCGTATGGTAGATGTCGGCGAAAAAGTGACCACCCGCCGCGTAGCCGTAGCCGAGGGCTGGGTGGTTTTCCCACCGGATGTGTATGCCCAAATCCAAGCAGCCAATGGCCAAACCGCCAAAGGCACAGTGAGCGAAGTAGCTCGTCTGGCCGGCATCATGGCTGCTAAAAATACCTCCCAGCTCATTCCGTTGTGTCACCCAATGATGTTGGAACGCTGCAAGCTCGCCTTGAACTATGAAGATGATGAATACCGCCTGCATATCCAAGCCGAAGTAGCGGTATCTCACAAAACGGGGGTGGAAATGGAAGCACTGACCGCAGTATCTGTGGCGGCACTCACCGTTTACGATATGACCAAGGCACTAAGTCACGATATCCGCATTGAACAAATACGCCTGGTTCACAAGTCCGGAGGCAAACATGACTTCAACCGTTGA
- the moaD gene encoding molybdopterin converting factor subunit 1, producing the protein MTSTVEPMRITVLYFAALREQSGKEQEIRLTHATDVAALYAELAAEYDWDLPQNRLRAAVNHAFCPWQQPLQTGDTVAFIPPIAGG; encoded by the coding sequence ATGACTTCAACCGTTGAGCCGATGCGCATCACCGTCCTCTACTTTGCCGCCTTACGCGAACAAAGTGGTAAAGAACAGGAAATCAGGCTTACCCATGCCACCGATGTTGCCGCCCTCTATGCCGAGCTGGCTGCCGAGTATGATTGGGATTTACCGCAAAACCGCTTGCGCGCCGCAGTCAACCACGCCTTTTGCCCTTGGCAGCAACCCCTGCAAACCGGCGATACCGTTGCCTTTATTCCACCCATTGCTGGAGGTTGA
- the moaA gene encoding GTP 3',8-cyclase MoaA, whose protein sequence is MSALTDSFNRRLTYLRLSVTDLCNYRCTYCLPDGYIGKAKPDELTLPEIETLAQTFARSGTRKIRLTGGEPTLRRDLADIIAICRAQPQIESVALTTNAFKLAKLFPLYRAAGIDKLNISIDSFDPEVFYQITGKRECNNIIRALDGILEQGFYDIKVNTLLLRRYMSRTLADALDFVRHRPVTLRFIELMQTRDNTAFFGKQHFSAATIETGLQAEGWQLVPRSAHAGPAREYRHRDFAGGIGFIAPYSKDFCQSCNRLRVTAQGKMHLCLFGGIAYDLRPWLSSGDQAGLQKHLHELMAEKPEHHFLHDRKFGLIRDLSMIGG, encoded by the coding sequence ATGAGCGCGTTAACCGATTCTTTTAACCGTCGGCTAACCTACCTGCGTCTGTCGGTAACCGACTTATGCAACTATCGCTGTACGTATTGCCTGCCTGACGGCTATATTGGCAAAGCCAAACCCGATGAATTGACATTACCTGAAATCGAAACCCTGGCTCAAACCTTCGCACGCAGCGGAACCCGAAAAATCCGCTTAACCGGAGGCGAGCCGACACTGCGGCGTGATTTAGCAGATATCATTGCCATTTGCCGTGCCCAACCGCAAATCGAAAGCGTAGCCCTTACCACCAATGCCTTTAAACTGGCAAAACTGTTTCCGCTATACCGCGCCGCCGGCATCGACAAACTGAACATCAGTATTGACAGCTTCGATCCGGAAGTGTTTTATCAAATTACCGGAAAGCGTGAATGCAACAACATTATTCGTGCTTTGGACGGCATCTTAGAGCAGGGTTTTTACGACATCAAAGTCAACACTTTATTACTGCGCCGTTATATGTCCCGCACCTTGGCCGATGCGCTGGATTTCGTCCGCCACCGTCCGGTTACCTTACGCTTTATCGAGCTGATGCAAACGCGAGACAACACTGCCTTTTTCGGCAAACAACATTTTTCTGCCGCTACCATAGAAACAGGCCTGCAAGCAGAAGGCTGGCAATTGGTACCGCGTTCGGCACATGCCGGTCCGGCACGGGAATACCGCCACCGCGATTTCGCCGGCGGCATAGGCTTTATCGCACCTTACAGCAAAGATTTCTGCCAAAGTTGCAACCGGCTGAGAGTCACTGCGCAAGGTAAAATGCACTTGTGTCTATTCGGCGGTATCGCTTATGATTTGCGCCCATGGCTTAGCAGCGGCGACCAAGCCGGTCTGCAGAAGCACTTGCACGAACTGATGGCGGAAAAACCGGAGCACCACTTCCTGCACGACCGCAAATTCGGCCTGATCCGTGACCTATCCATGATTGGTGGTTGA
- the mobA gene encoding molybdenum cofactor guanylyltransferase, with amino-acid sequence MAGVTATRNEPLLILCGGLSSRMGTPKALLPFDGVSLIHKLIQQTHPNRPVWLAAAGQIYPDTGRAYYLNDALPERQGPLAAILPALQQAHRQGATGIYVLACDTLLHPEVVIKLLTEGSHQPAWQQGITLLADADSGRPHPLMSHWPVAVRHDLQTYLAQGKRKVTAWLDTQLCQTIVMPDTWQAVSNFNTPADFEHAVAAAKTLPGVV; translated from the coding sequence ATGGCTGGCGTAACCGCTACCCGTAATGAGCCGTTATTGATTTTATGTGGTGGTCTCAGCAGCCGTATGGGTACGCCTAAAGCCTTACTTCCATTCGATGGCGTTTCCCTGATACATAAGCTGATTCAACAAACCCATCCTAACCGTCCTGTTTGGCTAGCAGCCGCCGGTCAGATTTATCCTGACACAGGGCGTGCTTATTATCTTAATGACGCTCTCCCCGAACGACAGGGACCGCTGGCCGCCATTCTGCCGGCACTGCAACAAGCACACCGGCAAGGTGCAACCGGAATTTATGTACTGGCCTGCGACACCCTCCTACACCCCGAAGTAGTAATCAAACTACTGACCGAAGGCTCGCATCAACCTGCTTGGCAACAGGGTATTACCCTGCTGGCAGATGCCGACAGCGGCCGTCCCCATCCCTTAATGTCGCATTGGCCGGTAGCCGTGCGGCACGATTTGCAAACTTATCTGGCACAAGGCAAACGCAAAGTAACCGCTTGGCTGGATACACAGCTTTGTCAAACCATCGTTATGCCTGATACCTGGCAAGCGGTATCCAATTTCAACACACCTGCCGATTTCGAACACGCCGTGGCAGCTGCCAAAACACTGCCTGGGGTCGTCTGA
- a CDS encoding molybdenum cofactor biosynthesis protein MoaE, producing MFFDLTEQAIDAAVLRRRMLDNEQCGAFTCFEGWVRRQNDGSRVDYLVYSTYEALACKQGEAVLAQAKQRFAIEDAVCVHRYGRLEVGDMAVWVGVTAGHRDAAFAACRFIIDTIKAEVPIWKQEFYSDGQASAWLANPEGLPSE from the coding sequence ATGTTTTTTGATCTAACTGAACAAGCCATAGACGCTGCAGTCTTACGCCGGCGCATGCTCGACAACGAGCAATGCGGTGCCTTCACCTGCTTTGAAGGCTGGGTACGCCGTCAAAACGACGGCAGCCGGGTGGATTATTTGGTATACAGCACTTACGAAGCATTGGCATGCAAACAAGGAGAAGCTGTATTGGCACAAGCCAAACAGCGTTTTGCTATCGAAGATGCTGTTTGCGTCCATCGTTACGGCCGCTTGGAAGTAGGCGATATGGCAGTCTGGGTAGGTGTTACCGCCGGACATCGCGATGCCGCTTTTGCCGCCTGCCGTTTCATTATTGACACCATCAAAGCCGAAGTGCCGATTTGGAAACAGGAATTCTATAGTGATGGTCAGGCATCTGCCTGGCTGGCCAATCCTGAAGGGTTGCCGTCAGAATAA
- the modA gene encoding molybdate ABC transporter substrate-binding protein has product MNHLSRLTALATLMLAALPLQAKDITVSAAASLKDAFQEIAAQYKHQHPDVDVKLNTAGSGVLLQQLLQGAPVDVVAFADQKTMDMAAEKNAVDTSTRRTFVRNDLVLIVPKNSRTSASSLQDLKRPAINRIALSNPESVPVGRYAKAALEKAGLFTALQPKIITTQNVRHSLDYVARGEVDAGFVYRTDAVLMPQKVRITATIPLDTPVSYPIAVSTDSNDKAEAQRFLNFVLSPKGRQVLNKYGFSHP; this is encoded by the coding sequence ATGAACCACCTGTCCCGCTTAACTGCTCTAGCTACTTTGATGCTGGCTGCCTTGCCATTGCAAGCTAAAGATATAACTGTTTCCGCCGCTGCCAGCCTAAAAGATGCGTTTCAAGAAATTGCTGCTCAATACAAACACCAACATCCCGATGTAGATGTAAAACTGAACACCGCCGGATCAGGTGTCTTACTGCAACAACTGCTGCAAGGTGCACCGGTAGACGTGGTAGCCTTTGCCGACCAAAAAACCATGGACATGGCCGCTGAAAAAAATGCAGTGGATACCTCTACCCGCCGTACTTTTGTGCGCAATGACCTGGTATTGATTGTTCCAAAGAACAGCCGTACTTCTGCGTCCTCACTACAAGATCTCAAGCGTCCCGCCATCAACCGTATCGCGTTGAGCAACCCGGAAAGCGTACCGGTAGGGCGTTATGCCAAAGCCGCTCTGGAAAAAGCTGGCCTGTTTACTGCCCTCCAGCCGAAAATCATCACTACTCAAAACGTTCGCCACTCCCTTGACTATGTCGCTCGAGGAGAAGTGGATGCAGGCTTTGTATATCGTACTGATGCGGTGCTGATGCCCCAAAAAGTGCGTATTACCGCCACCATTCCGCTCGATACTCCAGTTTCCTACCCGATTGCGGTCAGCACTGACAGCAATGATAAAGCCGAAGCGCAACGTTTCCTCAACTTTGTACTGTCTCCAAAAGGCCGCCAAGTATTAAACAAATACGGCTTTAGCCACCCATAA
- the modB gene encoding molybdate ABC transporter permease subunit yields the protein MWQDVWPALGLSLKVAFWATFLNLLLGIAVGFLLARRNFSGRDLLDTVLTLPMVLPPTVLGYYLLVLFGRNGTIGQWLNHTFDIRLIFTWQGAVLAAMVVTFPLVFKPARAAFEGVNPQLEQAARVLGLSESAVFLRVTLPLAWRGLLVGLLLAFARALGEFGATLMIAGSIPGQTQTLSIAVYEAVQAGNDSLANQLVLLISTVCITVLWTTSRLAKPKDRT from the coding sequence ATGTGGCAAGATGTTTGGCCGGCACTCGGCCTATCGTTAAAAGTGGCCTTCTGGGCCACTTTCCTCAATTTACTGCTGGGCATTGCTGTCGGATTTCTGCTTGCCAGGCGGAATTTCTCCGGCCGCGACCTGCTCGACACAGTCCTGACCCTGCCCATGGTGCTACCGCCTACTGTACTCGGTTACTACCTGCTGGTTTTGTTCGGCCGTAATGGCACCATCGGACAATGGTTAAACCATACCTTCGACATCCGCTTAATTTTTACTTGGCAGGGTGCGGTCTTAGCTGCGATGGTCGTTACCTTTCCCTTGGTTTTCAAACCTGCCCGTGCAGCCTTTGAAGGCGTCAACCCGCAATTGGAACAAGCCGCCCGAGTGCTGGGTTTATCGGAAAGTGCCGTTTTCCTGCGCGTTACCCTCCCTTTGGCCTGGCGAGGCCTGCTGGTCGGCCTTCTGTTAGCGTTTGCCCGAGCATTGGGCGAATTCGGTGCCACACTAATGATTGCCGGTAGCATTCCTGGTCAAACCCAAACTCTCTCCATTGCCGTATATGAAGCTGTTCAGGCGGGGAACGACTCCTTGGCCAACCAACTGGTACTGCTGATTTCTACCGTCTGCATTACGGTTTTATGGACGACTTCCCGTTTAGCCAAACCTAAGGATCGCACATGA
- the mog gene encoding molybdopterin adenylyltransferase, with product MNTLPTITIGLISTSDRASSGVYADEGIPALKSWLDKAVLNPIRYVEALIPDDQDEIKSVLIHMADEEHCDVIFTTGGTGPAPRDITPEATQAVLDKELPGFGEQMRRISLHYVPTAILSRQTAGIRGNSLIVNLPGRPKAIAETLGGVRSEDGSIVVPGLFGAIPYCVDLIGGDFIETDTAICTTFRPK from the coding sequence ATGAACACACTCCCTACCATCACCATCGGCCTAATTTCCACCAGTGACCGCGCCAGCAGCGGCGTGTATGCCGATGAAGGAATTCCCGCACTCAAAAGCTGGCTTGACAAAGCCGTCCTCAATCCGATCCGTTATGTAGAAGCCCTTATTCCTGACGATCAAGACGAAATCAAAAGCGTGCTTATCCATATGGCAGATGAAGAGCATTGCGATGTGATTTTTACCACCGGCGGCACAGGACCTGCCCCTCGCGACATCACCCCCGAAGCCACGCAAGCCGTATTAGACAAAGAACTGCCCGGTTTTGGCGAACAAATGCGCCGTATCAGCCTGCATTATGTACCCACAGCCATTTTGTCACGCCAAACAGCAGGCATTCGTGGCAACAGCCTGATTGTGAATCTACCCGGCCGACCGAAAGCCATTGCTGAAACATTGGGCGGCGTACGTTCGGAAGATGGCAGCATCGTTGTACCAGGTCTATTCGGCGCCATTCCTTATTGCGTAGATTTAATCGGCGGTGATTTCATTGAAACCGATACCGCCATTTGTACCACCTTCCGCCCCAAATAA
- a CDS encoding ComEA family DNA-binding protein, translated as MKKLLFAALSVLTASLSLAAVNINTASSSELEALPGIGPAKAKAIVDYRQQHGAFKSVEELKNVKGIGEGIFSKLKAEATVAPAPANSKAKNAVPSPKK; from the coding sequence ATGAAAAAACTCCTCTTTGCCGCACTCTCCGTTTTAACTGCCTCGCTGTCGCTGGCAGCCGTCAACATCAATACCGCCTCTTCTTCCGAATTGGAAGCCCTGCCCGGCATCGGTCCGGCCAAAGCGAAAGCCATTGTGGACTACCGTCAGCAGCATGGTGCCTTCAAATCGGTGGAAGAGCTCAAAAACGTCAAAGGCATCGGCGAGGGTATCTTCTCCAAACTGAAGGCCGAAGCAACCGTCGCGCCCGCACCTGCAAACTCAAAAGCTAAAAACGCCGTCCCATCACCTAAAAAATAA